TGATATTATATCTTAAAGGGCAACTCTGCAACTTTTgaaacctcatattcattatctccagcaccaaaccaatgtctacatatgtgaaaacagtgCATTTCTACGTTTAGTAGAAAAAAATATAGCATTAAAATGTTCTacccgatgacatcatcaaaagttaaaacattttaaaaacagtgattttcaaacactatgatATTTGCAGTGAcgtggggagcaagaaaataccctccctctGACTAGAAACTcattgcaggttttgaaaatcactgtttttcttacttttaatcctaccctgtgatgtcacagagaagcattttttaggacctttcttcttatctttttaaccacagatcatagaaacgagctgttttcacatatgtagacactggtttggtgctgtagataatgaatatgaggttgaaaagtggctaCTACTGGGACCATTGCAAACTATTTTTGTGAGGCACTCTCACTCAagtgtttccccccccccccttcctcaAGTGTCTGACTTTCTATCATGCATAAACCTAACTAAGCAGCTTCCCTTGGTACGACAATAGTCCCTATGCCAGTGTGAGACTGCCAAACCAATCCAACAACAACCACTTCAGGCTGATTGACTGACATTTCAGTGGTTTTGGCAAATGTCAAAGAGAAAATCAAGAAGACGGAGGCCCTTTCAaccatttatatatatttatatatatattaaccTAAGATGTAACCTCCCCTCTCACCTTTCTTTTGATTCTTTTCTTTTAACACATGGAAAAATAAAGAACTGCGGCTGCGGTACGATCATCGGCAAAAGCGGCTGCCAAAGCCCACCGCCCCTTCATAATATTTTTTTTCTAAGTGTGGTTTATTAATCTTTGTTGCCCTCCCCTCCCTCGTCATCCTGCTGGTCACTTGTCCACAGTGTTAAGTTGTCTCGGAGCAGCTGCATGATGAGAGTTGAGTCTTTGTAGGAGTCCTCATTCAGGGTGTCCAGCTCAGCAATAGCGTCATCGAAGGCGGTCTTGGCCAGATGACAGGCCTGCTCAGGGGCATTCTGGATCTCATAGTAAAACACAGAGTAGTTAAGAGCCAAGCCAAGGCGGATGGGGTGGGTGGGCTGCATGTGCTCTTTGCTGATCTCATGGGCCTCGTTGTAAGCCTTCTCTGATGACTCGATGACGGTGGCCCTCTTCTCGCCCGTGGCCACCTCGGCCAGGTAGCGGTAGTAGTCGCCCTTCATCTTCAGGTAAAACACCTTGCTCTCGTGCTGCGTTTCGTTGCAGTTCTTGATCAGGTAGTTATCCAGCAGGTTGAGCACGTCCTGACACACAGCCTCCAGCTCCTTCTCAATCTTCTCTCTGTAGGCCCGAACCATTTCAATCTTTTTCTCATTTCCATCTGCAGAGGTCTTCTGCTCGATGCTAGAGATCACCCTCCAAGAGGAACGGCGGGCCCCCACCACATTCTTATAGGCCACAGACAGGAGGTTCCTCTCCTCGTTAGATAGGGCCTCATTGAGCTCTGTTACCTGGGGAGGGGACAGAGCAGTGGTCATAAATGCACTATCCTGTGTAAGACAGCCAATAAACCCCTATGTTATGCATTCATGAAtgtaaacagttttttttttttcaacaataTCACGGACAGAAGGTATGGTTTTACATGAAATCATACCAGAGCATTTATTGTACTCTATGTCACAGCCCTATACAATATCATACCTATCAtatctactgtacagtatgttcTGTTATTATTCTAACTGGATGCACATACGGCACTGCATTGGGAATGAGCAAGATTCAATTAGTTTCCATGGCAATCAGCTCACTTAGTGCACCAGTAGCTCCAGCTGCCATGTGGACAGCTAATGCTAGCAAGTGGAGAACCATATTGAAGATATTGAGAGAGAGTGGGGGTTGGGACTGGAGAGGGGGCAGAGGGTTGGAGGTAGCTATGTTCCCACGAGGAATCCAGGGGCAGCTGCAGTGTAAGTGTAGACGGTCAGTCGATCATCGCACAGGCAGTTCCTGTGTCTCCCTGACCTTCTCCTCTGCTTTAAACTGACCTTTTCACCTGTCTAAAACCCCTTGTAATGCTGTCACCCTGGACATGCTTTTCACCTACTACTTGACTCTATACGTAAAAGGTAGGAGGTAACGTGTTAATCCCGGGAATGTCAAATAGTGTACTGTAAAAAGCACAACAGTAACCTTTGAACTTTTAACGTTGTAAATCCTGACCTCGTTCTACTAACCTACAAGGTATTTAGTGTCTCTGACTGAAAGACATTGGGTAGCAAATTACAATAGGTAAAATTAAATATTCTCAACAGTTTAACCCACACACAAATGTCACATATACAGTATCTTCCCTGGGTCATTCCAACAATTTGGTGCCTTTTGAGATATGTAACTTGGTGAAAAAAAAGGTTTGATTTAATAaaaacttaataaaaaacatgttttcaaatctcaagaggttaaatataAAATAACACGGTTAACATCATACATCTACCATAAATTCCCTTGTGACGGGGAATGGAAGTTTGTGTGCAACAGGAAGGgacaattgaatgcaagcttcaaaAAACTAAAtgaaattgttaaaacatttctagcctgtctatctatgggtaacagggttgatgtgatatgctcgacccactcagttttccaccacaaaaaaaacagaaaattgccaaagaaccagctcacctgcttttacactatgatttgactattagatgttcaatgtttattttattttgtatcttctctttaactctgcattgttgtaaaaggacccgtcagtaagcatttcactgttagtctacatatgttgtctacgaagcatgtgacaaataacatttgatttgtttcTTTTGAAACCTTTTTTTGAAAAGGAATAGTTTCAACATATTAAAATGAGatttcagttcacgtaacagggtagaccttaaaatgagggacaagtttttttttttttttttttaccttaaaatgaatcaataatcacatgaaataaataatagtaTTAAGAAATGACTTTTTCAAAACAActaaataactagggctttagaaTGATGATGAAATTCTGGGGTTAAGTAGGTTAAAGTATTTTTGGAATtcacagagggtgcacagagtgacatgtcaaaatgctgaatctTTATTCATATTagaaatctgatttattgaattatccatgtggtctatattaaagggtaCTTCATTtaaacaggcttttaaaatgcaatattggtgcaaCATTTCTACTTTAAATACCAAAGGGATGCAAAAGACACGTATTTTGTGGAACGACCCCCCTATCTGTGTTGAATATCACATTAAGAGCAACTGAAAAGACCTGAGACGATCAATATCACTTCCAGTCCACTTCCAGATTACCTTACATCGATAAAACACAAGTTTTTATCTCCACCTAAATCAATATCTGCAAAATAATTAGATTATCTAGATTAGAACTATAGAGAGGGAAGATGCAGACAGCAAAATGCTACAGTTTAAATACAGCTACAGAGAAAATACAGCTTAATGAGTGGCCCATTCTAGCAAAGTGCTCTCTCTCATTGAGAAGCTAACGTTGCTCCTTTCTGGTGAGCTGATGTGACATTCCCCTCCCAGCCTGATAGAGGAGCACAAAGGATGCGGCTGATAGGTGACATCACAGCCATCGTGTGCATGGATGACAGAATATTTCTAAACAGGCCTTTTTCCTTCCCAGCTTGAAATGCAAGAACATACAATTCACAGCTCAAATGCCATGGCATTACTAAGCAAATGTTCAATTACTATCTAATTGTTAGTCCATCTGATTGTGATGGATCCGTAAGAAACATAATGAACAGAGAGTGCAAAAGAACACAAGTGATGTTGGAAAAGCCCATCATATGCAATTCTTGCCAGTGAATCATCATTGTACCAAAATGCTGATGTCAGTAAATATAAATATAGAGAGGCAGCCTACCATACTGATCTGAATACCTAATTGCCAGGCCGAACAATTATTGATGGGCTGGGTAAAAATCTGTCACGACTATCCTGAACACATTATGCTACTGTAAATGCATtacatatttaaaaaataaaaatgcctTCAATGACATTCAATGCATTAACTGACAAAGCAGCACTGCCTATAGTTGCATCTTACTGCATTGATGCATTAAGGAACCAATGCATGCAGGgtaatattgtactgtactgGTCAAGGTGAGATCTCAACATAAAAGTATACTTCTCATTGCTTTTTCCTGCCATCAAGTGAACCCTGGCTGCAGTGGCAAGGAATTTCCCATAGGAGAGGGGAATGAGTACACACCCCTACACTGCAAAAGGCCCAGTTCTGACTGCATGCACTGACACAGCAGATTGCTTAAAGGGAAAGGAATCCCACATGCACATATCACTAAAATTATGTTGCTTGCAACCAGAAATCTGAGACAGAAAGTATTATTAGGTAGTAATAATAATGCTTAAGATTTTCTTTCATTACAGGGTGAAAAAACAGTTGTTGAGTATAGTTTTAATTCTAAAGCACTAGGCTAGGCTACATAATGATTGGAGGAGACTGGGCATATAGGTTTAGGGCCTAATGACAACGCATTTTTCACACAGTGTGAGACCTGTATCAATAAACCAAACAATAATCTAAATGTCATTCAATTACTTTAAAGAACACACAGCTCATCCATATCCAAACATATAGTATGTCTAGAGGCTACTGCACACGTTGACAGTGACACACAATGCGACATACAGGTGCAATGCAGAATGATAATGTGATCAAGTAACTTAATGTAGCTCAACGACTGAACACTAAAGGATCAATATCCAATCTGATCATTGACTCACTGCAATACGACAAAATTATGCTGTCTCCTACATTTGTTTTATGTAAAGAACTGGAAACTGAACAACCATTTATGCAGGAATAGATCCTCATCCAGAGAACATCTGTAGCCTATAtgaacaaatacacacacacacatatatatatatatatatatatatatatatatatatatatatatatatatatatacacacatacatatatatacatatatacatacatatatatatatatatatatatatatatatatatatatatatatatatatatatatatatatatattatcaagAGGAGACATTTAACTCACCAATATAATTTAAcaaatattactattattactaggctattatttaattcaatctagATATTACAGGAAAAATCTATCAATATTCGAGCAACCTCACATGGCACAATCCTAAAGACCAAATTCTAAATGATCTGAATTTAATAGATCACATGGGGAATTAAGTCCCACTGGGcatacactggttgaatcaaagttgtttctacgtaatttcaatgaaattacgttaaaaccaacgtggaatagacgttgaatcgacgtctgtgcccagtggcatAAAACATTTTTCAAATGTTGTAATGTGAGGGACACGTTTGACAGAGAAATCAATGTTCTTTGGTGCCTCTGAATACATTTCGTGGTAATATTACTCCACTACATTGATTTTAAAGGCACGAGAAAGGCACCGCCCAAGGAGCATTCGATAGCATACATTGATTGCCTTTCTTGAATGTTTGAGCTCCACATGCAGGCTATTCTATTCGTTATAATTAAACAGTGATTGAGCCCTATGAAACAGACTTGATATTCTGAATGGTGTAGGCTAGTATTGGTGTAGGCTATTGCAATGCAGTGTAGTGATGTCTAGGATTGCTGGCAAAACCTTTACTGAATCTAATATCAAATTGTTTAAGTTCTATACACATCACATCCATGAAAAATCTCTAGGAATGCAATCCAATATCTAAATAGTGATCATTCATATTTATTAGAATTACATTGTAGATAATTCAATGTTTCATTGAACACCATATCATAGACCTTATTCATAGCCAATTCATATGCAATGGTTTTGGAGGAGAGACTTACCGATTTCATGGCAGCTGCCATATCATCATATCTTTCAGCCTGTTCAGCCAGCCTGGCTTTCTGCACCAGCTGCTCGCGATCAACCATTTTAATATTTGGTTAGTGTGAACGTTATTCTATAGGTTTTGGGATAAAATGATATGTGTACTACTCGCAATGCTGTGAAATTCTATGCGAACCTAGGCTACAGCTGTTCCGTATAGTCTGAGCTCGTGCCGACGGGACACCCTTTCTCGTTCCTCACAGTTTCCCCTGGCTGCGTCATCACTCAGAAAGGTGGGTGTCTAGCTACTGATGTAACAGTCCTTACATGGGAATCCAGAGGTCCTGCATATGTGGGATGAGAGCGAATCAGATTTCCTGTTTCATTCCCACTAGGCAATCAATGACTATGTAGGAAATTGAGTCCAATAGGTCTCCTTAGtgattctaaacctaacccttaccctaacccataacgctaaacctaaccttaacttaATGTCCACACCCCAGCTCAACCCTAAACGTACCTCTACCTAACACCTGACACCTGTCACTGAACTAACCAATCACTGTTACCAATGCAAATAGTGACCTCTCCTGGCAAGATAAGTTTAATACAACTATTTGTCATATACTAGTGTCACAACTTGATTGGGCTGCCTGTTTCCTCTGAGAAAATCAGATGCAATCCTTGCAACACAACTGGAAGTCTTGCCAAACATTTTTCAAAGGTCAGATATCCTTATTCATATTCAATGGGTCTGGgaagtcccaaatggaaccctattccctatatagtgcaccactgttgaccaagtagtgcactatatcacACACAATGTCAGTGCATTAAAATCAAGTTACTGCAGggagatggagtgatggagaAGGGACCGCCTGCTTTCTGTACATTTAGTCCAGCGGCACCAATCCAATGAGTCATTCAGAACCCCCTCTGCTGGTACAGCATGGTATAACGTCATGACTCAGTGCAAAGGATGGATGAATCATCACCGCCTGTGCTAACTCCTTGCATTTGCGAATCACTAAGGGGTGAATCCTAACTTCCCGTTGACATTAATGCATAACTAAGTGTAAATTCAACCTAAGTGGAAGTTTAGGATTCACCCCTAAACGTAATTTATTTGGTCTTTTTTGACATAGTTTCAGAGGACTGTAGGTCCAGGTAGAATGTGTTTGTCAGTCACACAAGTCTGAATATTAGCTGGAAAGGAGTCCTACATGtattgttgtagtggggacaatGGCGAACATGCATTCTGCAGAATCAGGACATTGTTGGTTCACACCTGGCTCCAGTTGGAGGGACAGATCAGCTAATTAGTAAAGATGTTCCAAGCAGATTAAGGTATCACAAACGTCAGATGATTATTTTCTGTCTCTCAGACCTTCAATGTAGGATGGCTGCATAGGCACCAACGCTTACCGTCTTTCTTCTCTCTGcctgcctttctctcactctttctttctttctttctttctttctttctctcactctctcactcctctttctttctttctttctttctttctctcactctctcactcctctttctttctttctttctttctttctttctttctttctttctttctttctttctttctttctttctttctttctttctttctttctttctttctttcattctttctttctttctttctttctttctttctttctttctttctttctttctttctttctttctttccttttgtctctctctcttatggAGATAGAGTActgccatctctccttctctctctctccctctcacacgcTCACTCCCCTGTCTCacgcccctctctcccatctttctctctttctctctcctctcactcactcactgtctcCACACTCTTCACCTTAGTTTCAACCCCTTGCATTTTTCAAGGCAGTGGTGAGAGAGATAATCTGCTGCTAACCTAAATTCATAGAAAGAAGTTGAGTTGAGTCTCAATATAACCTGAAAACCCTCTTGAGTCAATTTCTGCTGCTCTgcagaaatctaattagcataataaaataatccccataaaaatatgtctgtttaaactagacatatcagtttttttgcatgggctgtgtctaTGACCACTCTATTGAAAGGTGAGTCTTTCATGAACACAtacatgttggttgttttgctctaggatgcccacaagaCTCGCCAGAAGATAGCCCAGCACCAGtttaaaaatgaatggaagtatacagtggggaaaaaaagtatttagtcagccaccaattgtgcaagttctcccacttaaaaagatgagagaggcctgtaattttcatcataggtacacgtcaactatgacagacaaaataagaaaagaaattccagaaaatcacattgtaggattttttatgaatttattttcaaattatggtggaaaataagtatttggtcacctacaaacaagctagatttatggctctcacagacctgtaacttcttctttaagaggctcctctgtcctccactcgttacctgtcttaatggcacctgtttgaacttgttatcagtataaaatacacctgtccacaacctcaaacagtcacactccaaactccactatggccaagaccaaagagctgtcaaaggacaccagaaacaaaattgtagacctgcaccaggctgggaagactgaatctgcaataggtaagcagcttggtttgaagaaatcaactgtgggagcaattatttggaaatggaagatatacaagaccactgataatctccctcgatctggggctccacgcaagatctcacaccgtgagGGTcataatgatcacaagaacggtgagcaaaaatcccagaaccacacgggggacctagtgaatgacctgcagagagctgggaccaaagtaacaaagcctaccatcagtaacacactacgccgccagggactcaaatcctgcagtgccagacgtgtcccccctgcttaagccagtacatgtctgaagtttgctagagtgcatttggatgatccagaagaggattgggagaatgtcatatggtcagatgaaaccaaaatagaactttttggtaaaaactcaactcgtcgtgtttggaggacaaagaatgctgagttgcatccaaagaacaccatacctactgtgaagcatgggggtggaaacatcatgctttggggctgtttttctgcaaagggaccaggacgactgatccgtgtaaaggaaagaatgaatggggccatgtatcgtgagattttgagtgaaaacctccttccatcagcaagggcattgaagatgaaacgtggctgggtctttcagcatgacaatgatcccaaacacaccgcccgggcaacgaaggagtggcttcgtaagaagcatttcaaggtcctggagtggcctagccagtctccagatctcaaccccatagaaaatctttggagggagttgaaagtctgtgttgcccagcgacagccccaaaacatcactgctctagaggagatctgcatggaggaatgggccaaaataccagcaacagtgtatgaaaaccttgtcaagacttacagaaaacgtttgacctgtgtcattgccaacaaagggtatataacaaagttttgagaaacttttgttattgaccaaatacttattttccaccataatttgaaaataaattcataaaaaatcctacaatgtgattttctggaaaattttttctcattttgtctgtcatagttgacatgtacctatgatgaaaatgacaggcctctctcatctttttaagtgggagaacttgcacaattggtggctgactaaatactttttttccccactgtatatggaagtagtttagtgcctaTAAAAGTgttataaaaaaaagaaatactttcctgatctttcttatatctctcagatataggacatacacttcaaaacaaacttcctttatattttttttggggggagtgGGGACTATCTGTTTTTCCTTGTATGAATGTGTTATGCGGTTGGGTTAaaggcagaagacacatttcagttgaatgcattcagttgtacaactgactaggtatcccctttcacTTCCCTTTCCCTTCTATTGGCTAATAGAAGTaaagccaaattcaatgtttcagcAAATAAtttttgtacagtgccttcggaaagtattcagatcccttgactttttccacattttgttaggttacagccttattctaaaattgattaaattgttttttcccctcatcaatctacacacaagaccccataatgacaaaacaaaaacaggtttttagaaatgtttgctaattgattaaaaataaaacactgaaata
The DNA window shown above is from Coregonus clupeaformis isolate EN_2021a chromosome 6, ASM2061545v1, whole genome shotgun sequence and carries:
- the LOC121567943 gene encoding 14-3-3 protein gamma-2 encodes the protein MVDREQLVQKARLAEQAERYDDMAAAMKSVTELNEALSNEERNLLSVAYKNVVGARRSSWRVISSIEQKTSADGNEKKIEMVRAYREKIEKELEAVCQDVLNLLDNYLIKNCNETQHESKVFYLKMKGDYYRYLAEVATGEKRATVIESSEKAYNEAHEISKEHMQPTHPIRLGLALNYSVFYYEIQNAPEQACHLAKTAFDDAIAELDTLNEDSYKDSTLIMQLLRDNLTLWTSDQQDDEGGEGNKD